The following coding sequences are from one Homalodisca vitripennis isolate AUS2020 chromosome 7, UT_GWSS_2.1, whole genome shotgun sequence window:
- the LOC124366818 gene encoding putative gustatory receptor 28b: MENQYMPYIEISQQSSNSQKCEVESLLKIYWLLVDAVHQANGFYCDQLVTTTSYLFFSIVVDLYYAVLSYESGDYIELIFSFIWALASVSYMVAMIRSAADVTKSADKTTMAISKTIHKDIDPAMRTQLKRFLLQVSIDIPKFCPLHLFKIKSDILTKVAGAVTTYLIILLQFQNQNEEN; encoded by the coding sequence ATGGAAAATCAGTACATGCCATATATTGAAATATCACAACAAAGTTCAAACTCACAAAAGTGTGAGGTGGAATCTCTGTTGAAAATCTACTGGTTGCTGGTTGATGCTGTACACCAGGCAAATGGCTTCTATTGCGATCAGCTGGTGACTACTACCTCTTATTTGTTCTTCAGTATCGTAGTCGACCTATACTATGCTGTCTTGTCCTATGAGTCTGGAGACTATATAGAGTTGATATTTTCGTTCATCTGGGCTTTGGCTAGCGTTAGTTACATGGTGGCGATGATTCGATCTGCAGCTGACGTCACAAAGTCAGCTGACAAGACGACGATGGCAATCTCCAAGACGATCCATAAGGATATTGATCCTGCTATGAGGACACAGTTGAAGAGGTTCCTTCTACAAGTATCTATCGACATACCTAAATTTTGTCCACTGCACCTCTTCAAAATTAAAAGCGATATCTTAACTAAGGTGGCAGGAGCAGTGACCACATATTTGATAATTCTGCTTCAGTTCCAGAATCAGAACGAggaaaattaa